The sequence below is a genomic window from Thermoflavifilum sp..
TTAAAGATTATGAATTAAATAGGCCAATAAACTGGTATAAACTGGTTTTCCAGAATGCTATTCAGCAAAATTATACAATAAGTTTATCAGGGGCTTCGGAGAGGTTTAATTATTATTGGTCAGGCGGGTATCTAAATAATCAGGGTATAGTAGTGGGCGATAAGTTTTCTACAATTCAGAGTCGATTAAAACTGGAGGGAGAGGTTACACGATATCTTACGGTTGGTATTAATACTCAATTCGCAGATAGGGATGAAAGTGGCGTTCCTGTTGATTGGTATACTGCTATTATTCGAAATTCGCCTTATGGAAGTATGTATACGGATGATTCTACTGATTATAGGTACAGCCCACAGGACGATCCGGGAAGTGGAGCTCGTAATCCGTTCATCGCCACCAAATATACGGATCGGCTGGTGAAAATATATACATTGAATTCGATTGTTTATGCACGTTTGAACCTACCTTTTGGAATAAAATATACAGTAAATTTTTCTCCAGATTTTGAGTGGTATAATTACTTTAATCATTATTCCTCAAAAAATCCTGATTATGCTCTAATCGGTGGTTCTGCAGAAAGAAATGACCACACCATCTATCAATGGCAGGTTGATAATATTTTCAGCTGGTCAAAGAGTTTTATGAAATATCATCATTTGGATCTGACCTTTCTGATTAATAGTGAAAAATATCAGTACTGGAGTGAAGATATGGTTACCAACCATTTCGACCCAACAGATATTTTAGGATACCATAATATGGGAAGTGGCTTAAATCCATCTATTTCAAGTGACGATGAATATAGTACGGGTGCTGCATTAATGGGAAGAGCATTATATTCATATAAGGATAGATATTTACTGACACTTTCTTTCAGGAGAGATGGTTATTCAGCTTTCGGGCAAAAGTATCCCTGGGCTAATTTCCCGGCGGTGGCATTGGGCTGGATATTCACACAAGAACCCTTTTTCAAATCATCCTGGTTTAATTATGGGAAGTTAAGATTCTCTTATGGAGTAAACGGAAACAGAGATATTGGAAGGTATTCAGCACTATCTTATTTGCAAACCGGAAAATACCTTGAAGTTTATCCAGATGGTACGACGCATATCGTCTCCCAATTATACGTAAATCGCATGCAGAACGATGATCTTAAATGGGAGCAAACAGCATCCTTTAACCTGGGTTTCGACTTCTCTGCTTTTCATGATATACTCGGTGGCACAATTGAACTTTATAAAAGTAAGACCAACCACCTACTGGTTAACCGTGCTCTTCCTGATATACTTGGTTTTTCAAACATTACCACAAATTTAGGTGAGGTAGATAATAAAGGAATTGAAGTAACCTTAAATCTAAGACCGATCAACCAGAGAAATATCCAGTGGTTCAGTTCCATTTATTTCTGGATGAATCGTAATAAAATCGTACATCTATATGGGAATATGGTGAACATAACTGATTCAACGGGAAAAGTAATCGGTCAAAAAGAAGCTGATGACATTACTAATCATTGGTTTATCGGACATCCAATTGATGCTGTTTGGGATATTAAAGTGCTTGGGGTTTACCAGCAAAATGAGGCCGCTCTCGCAGCGCGTTATGGGCAGAAACCTGGAGATTTTAAATTGCTGGATGTGGATAATGATGGTAAATATACGAACGCTGATAGAATGTTTCTTGGTCAGACAAGTCCTCGTTATAGATGGTCATTTCGTAATGAATTCATTGTGCTTAAGAATTTTGATTTATCATTCCTGATCTATTCTTATTGGGACTATCTGGGTTCATTTAATCAAGCAAAAAACCGAGAGGGTTTTCCTGACCGCACCAATGGTTATGTTTTGCCCTACTGGACCCCGGAACATCCTGAAAATAAATTTGCAAGAATATATTCAAGCGATGGAGGAGCAAGTTATAGTGTGTATAGAAAGAAAAACTTCATTCGGCTAGCTGATGTTACACTGGCATATACTGTTCCTGAGTCTCTTTATCATAAAATTCATGCGCAAAACCTGAGGTTTTATTTTACCGTACGCAATGTTGCATTTTATGCTCCAGACTGGGTATTCTGGGATCCGGAAAATAGTGGGCCCAGCCCAAGAACATTTACACTTGGCATAAGCTTGACTTTGTAATTCTCAATCTTTATGAAATTTTTAAGTCATTTTAAATTCTTTAGCTATGAATTACTTTAAACATATTCGAATGCTATCTCTCTTAGCAATTTCATATGCTGTCATGCTATGTGGATGTAAAAAGAATGGCTGAAGCCTAAGCCACTTTCTTTTATACTCCCGAAAATACCTATACGGATCCGGCTGCATTGCAGGATGCTCTTGTGGCATGTGAAAGGAATCTACGTTATGAATGGTACGGAGATGGTGCACCTATTATTACGCAACTTATATTCTCCGATGAGGCTGTTGATGGTACGACGGATAAATCTGGTCCGGCGCAGGATATGAATGTGGATATTACCCCTGATGCAATTACTGCCTCAAATGATAACGCAGATCATAATAGGATATTCTGGTACTGGGAACAAAGTTATTATCGGATAAAGTATGCAAATACGGTAATTACCTATATTGATGTTCCTAAGTGGGATACCACCAATCCCACTCAACTTGCACAACGAAATGCTTTATTGGGTTCAGCATATTTTTTCAGGGCATATTCTTATTATGAATTGTGTAATTCTTTCGGTGATGTACCTTGGGTCGGTAAACTTTATAATTATCCTAAATTAGATTTTCAGACAGTTCAGAGGAATGTGATTCTAAAGCAGCTTAAGAAAGATCTGGAGTTTGCAGTACAGTGGGTGCCAGATAATGTTCCTAAGGGAGAGGTAACTAAAGGGGCTTGCTTGCATTTGCTTACCAAGATTGATCTGGCATTAGGGGATTTTGATGACGCTATTCAAGCTGCTACACAACTTATCAACTCTGGTGTTTATCATCTTATGACTCAAAGGTTTGGTCAGGATGCCAAGGATACCACTAAAAATGTCATCTGGGACCTTCACAGGCCAGCAAATAAAGTTTTGCCAGAAAATAAAGAAGGTTTAATGTATGTAATTGACCTGGATGGCTATCAAAATAATGGAGATTATCCGGGTGGCATGAGTATTATGCGGCAAACCCTCCCTAATGCATTGTATGGTGGAAAAATTTTAACTCCAAATGGTAATGTGGGCATGACAGATAAGCGTGGTATTGAATATGATTTAAATACAAAATATGGAAGAGGTATCGGAAGATGCAGAGCCACATGGTATGCAACGCATGAAATCTGGTCAAACGACCCTGGTGATTTGCGGCATGCTCCTGGAAACTGGATGACTATGGAGGACCTGATATATAACAATCCTGCACTTAAAGGTAAAGATCCTTATTATGGACAGCATTTGCAATTGTACAGCAGCACCGGTAAATTGCTATGTTTGGATACAGTAAGGGATTGGTTTGATTGGCCGCATTATAAACTATTCGTGCCGGATTATGAAAATACAAATAACAATGGTGGACACACACCCTGGTATGTTTTTCGATTAGCTGAAACTTATCTTCTAAGGGCTGAAGCATATCTCTGGAAGGGAGATCTTGTAGATGCAGCTGCTGATATTAACACAGTTCGTGCGCGTGCTGGAGCTCCACCTGTCCTTCCTTCAGATGTTACCATGGCCACTATACTCAATGAACGCGCGCGTGAGCTTTATTACGAAGAACCCAGGCATGTTGAACTTGTCCGAATTGCTTATCTTTATGCAATGACGGGTAAACCTGCACCAAATGGCAAAACCTATACATTAACTAATTTTTCAAAAGATAATTTCTGGTACGACTGGGTG
It includes:
- a CDS encoding SusC/RagA family TonB-linked outer membrane protein; protein product: MERSIHNFTEPPFMFNDPRKLPDSISLSQWYAYDGSNPNRDPIEVWLTRLNFKPIEIKDYELNRPINWYKLVFQNAIQQNYTISLSGASERFNYYWSGGYLNNQGIVVGDKFSTIQSRLKLEGEVTRYLTVGINTQFADRDESGVPVDWYTAIIRNSPYGSMYTDDSTDYRYSPQDDPGSGARNPFIATKYTDRLVKIYTLNSIVYARLNLPFGIKYTVNFSPDFEWYNYFNHYSSKNPDYALIGGSAERNDHTIYQWQVDNIFSWSKSFMKYHHLDLTFLINSEKYQYWSEDMVTNHFDPTDILGYHNMGSGLNPSISSDDEYSTGAALMGRALYSYKDRYLLTLSFRRDGYSAFGQKYPWANFPAVALGWIFTQEPFFKSSWFNYGKLRFSYGVNGNRDIGRYSALSYLQTGKYLEVYPDGTTHIVSQLYVNRMQNDDLKWEQTASFNLGFDFSAFHDILGGTIELYKSKTNHLLVNRALPDILGFSNITTNLGEVDNKGIEVTLNLRPINQRNIQWFSSIYFWMNRNKIVHLYGNMVNITDSTGKVIGQKEADDITNHWFIGHPIDAVWDIKVLGVYQQNEAALAARYGQKPGDFKLLDVDNDGKYTNADRMFLGQTSPRYRWSFRNEFIVLKNFDLSFLIYSYWDYLGSFNQAKNREGFPDRTNGYVLPYWTPEHPENKFARIYSSDGGASYSVYRKKNFIRLADVTLAYTVPESLYHKIHAQNLRFYFTVRNVAFYAPDWVFWDPENSGPSPRTFTLGISLTL
- a CDS encoding RagB/SusD family nutrient uptake outer membrane protein, with the protein product MQDALVACERNLRYEWYGDGAPIITQLIFSDEAVDGTTDKSGPAQDMNVDITPDAITASNDNADHNRIFWYWEQSYYRIKYANTVITYIDVPKWDTTNPTQLAQRNALLGSAYFFRAYSYYELCNSFGDVPWVGKLYNYPKLDFQTVQRNVILKQLKKDLEFAVQWVPDNVPKGEVTKGACLHLLTKIDLALGDFDDAIQAATQLINSGVYHLMTQRFGQDAKDTTKNVIWDLHRPANKVLPENKEGLMYVIDLDGYQNNGDYPGGMSIMRQTLPNALYGGKILTPNGNVGMTDKRGIEYDLNTKYGRGIGRCRATWYATHEIWSNDPGDLRHAPGNWMTMEDLIYNNPALKGKDPYYGQHLQLYSSTGKLLCLDTVRDWFDWPHYKLFVPDYENTNNNGGHTPWYVFRLAETYLLRAEAYLWKGDLVDAAADINTVRARAGAPPVLPSDVTMATILNERARELYYEEPRHVELVRIAYLYAMTGKPAPNGKTYTLTNFSKDNFWYDWVIAHNEFYRNNVVTIHGDMYTLSPYHVLWPIPQSAIDANVNGHINQNQGYNGADKNVPPLDHIPQD